The following coding sequences lie in one Phalacrocorax carbo chromosome 3, bPhaCar2.1, whole genome shotgun sequence genomic window:
- the STON1 gene encoding stonin-1 isoform X1, with protein MCSTNPANWVTFDDEPLFQSPQKSVDNQSSCKANGLKLNLCSVHESSSRSSSTGSTPLSSPVVDFYLSPGPPSNSPLTTPTRDYPGSPCIPKPGMHMLYPIPEWPSNVNLLPSPGICSSLTSQKLGSLPLNTSPNDHPVKTLVSKSTDEGSLNPPGSCEELEDLSSVPGHFPYFQSNCAFSSPFWKEGSSVSALPANISMHRKDKALDRSVCHPKDKETCHDQKSLNQGSFSYICERLEHLQADSCDATRSLPASSAHTWHKISPGIPRSLFRSQKADGWPFMLRIPEKKNMMSSRQWGPIYLSVQAGGVLQLYYEKGLEKPFREFQLQPHCKLSEPKLESYNVSGKIHTVKIECVSYTEKRRYHPKVEVIHEPEVEQMLKLGTTDYNDFTDFLVTVEEELMKLPIISRQRRNYEEQEMTLEIVDNFWGKVTKTEGKLVESAVITHIYCLCFVNGSADCFLTLNDLELQKRDERYFEKEEEKKWINILDCHFHNCVKAQEFEQSRIIKFMPLDACRLELMRFRTWYNGQELPFSVKAAVVVQGAYVELQAFINMSSTAQIPTRLPSVKYCENVMIHFPVPTQWVKALWTMNLQRQKSLKAKMNRRTCLGALHEIESDPVIQVSVGTAKYESAYRAVVWKIDRLPDKNSSSDHPHSLSYKLELGSDQEIPSDWYPFATVQFVVHDTCASGTEVKSLGVESDVQPQKHVVQKAFYNCQVEIEKKWIRLDGEDPDKAGNCLMQ; from the exons ATGTGTTCCACAAATCCAGCAAATTGGGTCACCTTTGATGATGAGCCACTCTTCCAGTCACCTCAGAAATCAGTTGATAATCAGAGTAGTTGTAAAGCAAACGGCCTTAAATTGAATCTGTGTAGTGTGCATGAGTCTTCAAGTAGATCATCTTCTACAGGCAGCACTCCACTCTCCTCTCCTGTAGTTGACTTCTACCTAAGTCCTGGACCCCCCAGCAACTCTCCACTTACTACACCTACCAGAGACTACCCAGGAAGTCCGTGCATCCCAAAGCCTGGGATGCACATGCTTTATCCCATCCCTGAATGGCCATCAAATGTTAACCTTCTTCCATCACCTGGGATTTGCTCATCCCTAACCTCGCAGAAACTGGGCAGCCTTCCTTTGAACACCTCGCCTAATGACCATCCAGTTAAGACTTTGGTCTCCAAATCAACTGATGAAGGAAGCCTTAATCCTCCAGGAAGCTGTGAGGAGCTAGAAGACTTGTCGTCAGTACCAGGGCATTTCCCGTACTTCCAGAGCAACTGTGCTTTTTCCAGTCCCttttggaaggaaggaagctcAGTCAGTGCGTTGCCAGCTAATATTAGCATGCACAGGAAGGACAAAGCACTTGACAGGAGTGTTTGTCATCCTAAAGACAAAGAAACTTGCCACGATCAGAAAAGCCTTAACCAGGGCTCCTTCAGCTACATCTGCGAGAGGCTTGAACACCTGCAAGCTGATAGCTGTGATGCCACCAGAAGCCTGCCTGCCTCCAGCGCTCACACGTGGCACAAGATCTCCCCCGGCATCCCACGCAGCCTCTTCAGGAGCCAGAAAGCGGATGGGTGGCCATTCATGCTGAGGATTCCTGAAAAGAAGAACATGATGTCGTCTCGGCAATGGGGCCCTATTTACCTTAGTGTCCAAGCAGGAGGTGTGCTGCAGTTGTATTATGAAAAGGGCCTGGAGAAACCTTTCAGGGAGTTCCAGCTGCAGCCACACTGTAAGCTGTCCGAACCCAAATTAGAGAGCTATAATGTCTCAGGAAAAATCCATACCGTGAAGATCGAGTGCGTGTCTtacacagagaaaaggaggtATCATCCCAAAGTAGAAGTGATCCATGAGCCGGAGGTTGAGCAGATGTTAAAGCTGGGCACCACAGATTATAACGACTTCACCGATTTCCTTGTAACAGTCGAGGAAGAGCTTATGAAACTGCCTATCATTTCTAGACAAAGGAGGAATTATGAAGAACAAGAAATGACACTGGAAATAGTGGATAACTTCTGGGGGAAAGTCACtaagacagaaggaaaactcGTAGAAAGTGCTGTCATCACACACATTTACTGCTTGTGTTTTGTGAACGGAAGTGCCGACTGCTTTCTAACCCTGAATGACCTGGAGCTTCAGAAGAGGGATGAGCGTTACTttgagaaggaggaggagaagaaatggaTTAATATTCTCGACTGCCATTTCCATAACTGTGTCAAAGCGCAGGAATTCGAGCAATCACGAATTATTAAGTTTATGCCCCTGGATGCCTGTAGGCTGGAGCTGATGCGTTTCAGGACATGGTATAATGGGCAAGAACTTCCCTTTTCTGTGAAGGCTGCAGTAGTGGTTCAGGGGGCATATGTTGAACTTCAGGCTTTTATAAACATGTCTTCAACTGCTCAGATCCCAACGCGTTTACCCTCTGTGAAATACTGTGAAAATGTTATGATACACTTTCCCGTTCCCACGCAGTGGGTCAAAGCACTTTGGACCATGAATCTCCAAAGGCAGAAGTCcctaaaagcaaaaatgaataGGAGAACGTGCCTTGGCGCTTTACACGAGATTGAATCTGATCCCGTAATACAAGTCTCAGTTGGAACAGCAAAATACGAGAGTGCCTACCGAGCTGTTGTGTGGAAGATAGACAGGCTTCCAGATAAAAACTCAA gttCAGATCATCCACACAGCCTGTCTTACAAACTGGAACTCGGATCAGACCAGGAAATCCCGTCTGACTGGTATCCATTTGCTACTGTCCAGTTTGTCGTTCATGATACCTGTGCCTCAGGAACAGAAGTCAAGTCACTGGGCGTAGAGAGCGATGTGCAGCCCCAGAAACATGTGGTTCAGAAAGCTTTTTACAATTGCCAG GTTGAAATTGAAAAGAAGTGGATTAGGCTTGATGGAGAAGACCCAGATAAGGCTGGCAACTGCCTAATGCAGTAA